Proteins encoded by one window of Planktothrix tepida PCC 9214:
- a CDS encoding DUF3474 domain-containing protein, with product MQLSNRSNQSTLNPLPSTTSELPFTLQDVKAAIPAYCFEPSVWKSLSYFFIDISIIAALYFIAYKLDSWLFFPIFWVMQGTMFWALFVVGHDCGHGSFSKIKWLNNLIGHLSHIPILVPYHGWRISHRTHHGNTGNIDTDESWYPVTETKFNIMPWYEKLFRFYIPLLAYPIYLFRRSPNRQGSHFLPSSPLFKPSEKWDIITSTSLMIVMVGFLGFLTYQFGWLFFVKYYFMPYLVFVMWLDLVTYLHHTEADIPWYRGDDWNFLKGALSTIDRDYGFINPIHHDIGTHVAHHIFLSIPHYHLRTATEAIKPLLGDYYRYSTEPIWKSFIQSYWSCHFVPDNGSKVYYQSGWNSDKTVD from the coding sequence GTGCAATTATCCAATCGTTCTAACCAGTCAACCCTAAACCCCTTACCGAGTACAACCTCAGAGTTACCCTTTACTCTTCAAGATGTGAAAGCTGCGATTCCCGCCTACTGCTTTGAACCCTCGGTGTGGAAATCTCTGAGTTACTTCTTTATTGATATTTCCATCATTGCAGCCCTTTATTTCATCGCCTATAAACTCGATTCTTGGCTATTTTTCCCCATTTTCTGGGTGATGCAAGGAACGATGTTTTGGGCCTTATTCGTTGTCGGCCATGATTGCGGTCATGGGTCTTTCTCAAAAATCAAATGGCTAAATAACTTAATTGGCCATCTCTCCCATATCCCCATTCTTGTCCCCTATCACGGTTGGCGAATTAGCCACAGAACCCATCACGGAAATACCGGAAATATTGACACGGATGAAAGTTGGTATCCGGTGACGGAAACTAAGTTTAATATCATGCCTTGGTATGAAAAGCTATTTCGCTTTTATATCCCGTTACTGGCTTATCCGATTTATCTATTTCGGCGCTCTCCCAATCGTCAAGGGTCTCATTTTCTTCCCAGTAGCCCCCTATTTAAACCGTCGGAAAAATGGGATATTATTACCAGTACATCCCTGATGATTGTCATGGTAGGGTTTTTAGGATTCCTAACTTATCAGTTTGGATGGCTATTTTTTGTCAAATACTATTTCATGCCCTATTTAGTATTTGTCATGTGGCTGGATTTGGTCACTTACTTACATCATACCGAAGCCGATATTCCCTGGTATCGGGGGGATGATTGGAATTTCCTTAAAGGAGCATTATCGACCATTGACCGAGATTATGGGTTTATTAACCCGATTCATCATGATATTGGGACTCACGTTGCTCACCACATTTTCTTGAGTATTCCCCACTATCATTTAAGAACAGCCACAGAAGCGATTAAACCCCTTTTAGGTGACTATTATCGTTACTCAACTGAACCGATTTGGAAGAGTTTTATTCAATCCTATTGGTCTTGTCATTTTGTTCCTGATAACGGTTCAAAAGTCTATTATCAATCCGGTTGGAATTCTGACAAAACCGTTGATTAA